A single genomic interval of Streptomyces graminofaciens harbors:
- a CDS encoding C40 family peptidase: protein MAHRKPRPARPGIRTPALATAALTSVALLSQTANAAPSADDKPSLEEVEKKVDDLYRGAETATEKYNSVKEQTSQQKKKVDTLLDDVAKRAEKLNEAREELGEFAAAQYRTGAASPDAALLLLAENPEEYFAQNQLMDRLTDRQQTAVDDYVTQQADAAKQRQEATEGLEQLTDSQNALKTSKAKVQKKLAQARELLSELTAEEKARLAAIEKREQEEADRRAEELAQQQAAAAQEAQQAQETPQAPQAPQAPQAPQPQETQQSQETTQPQGSQQTQPQEDTSTAVEDSTYASKAARALTFARSQIGKPYVWGATGPGSYDCSGLTQAAWKAAGVDLPRTTYDQVHAGTTVSLSTAKPGDLIFFYDNIGHVGIYIGNGMMIHAPKPGAYVREESVFYDGEGSIHSVVRPA from the coding sequence ATGGCGCACCGAAAGCCTCGTCCGGCGCGCCCGGGCATACGCACCCCCGCCCTCGCCACCGCCGCCCTCACCTCCGTGGCCCTGCTCTCCCAGACGGCCAACGCGGCCCCCTCGGCCGACGACAAACCGAGCCTCGAAGAGGTCGAGAAGAAGGTCGACGACCTCTACCGCGGGGCGGAGACGGCCACCGAGAAGTACAACTCGGTGAAGGAGCAGACCTCCCAGCAGAAGAAGAAGGTCGACACGCTTCTCGACGACGTCGCCAAGCGCGCGGAGAAGCTGAACGAGGCGCGCGAGGAACTGGGCGAGTTCGCGGCCGCCCAGTACCGCACGGGCGCGGCCTCGCCCGACGCGGCACTGCTCCTGCTGGCGGAGAACCCCGAGGAGTACTTCGCCCAGAACCAGCTGATGGACCGGCTGACGGACCGCCAGCAGACGGCCGTCGACGACTACGTCACGCAGCAGGCCGACGCGGCGAAGCAGCGGCAGGAGGCGACCGAGGGCCTCGAACAGCTCACCGATTCGCAGAACGCGCTGAAGACCAGCAAGGCGAAGGTCCAGAAGAAGCTCGCCCAGGCCCGCGAACTGCTGTCCGAACTCACGGCCGAGGAGAAGGCCCGGCTCGCCGCGATCGAGAAGCGGGAGCAGGAGGAGGCCGACCGCAGGGCGGAGGAGCTGGCGCAGCAGCAGGCGGCGGCCGCACAGGAAGCTCAGCAGGCACAGGAGACCCCACAGGCTCCACAGGCTCCACAGGCTCCACAGGCTCCACAGCCACAGGAGACCCAGCAGTCCCAGGAGACCACACAGCCACAGGGATCTCAGCAGACCCAGCCCCAGGAGGACACCTCGACCGCGGTCGAGGACTCCACATACGCCTCGAAAGCCGCGAGGGCCCTCACCTTCGCCCGCTCACAGATCGGCAAGCCGTACGTCTGGGGCGCCACCGGCCCCGGCTCCTACGACTGCTCCGGCCTCACCCAGGCAGCCTGGAAGGCCGCCGGAGTCGACCTCCCCCGCACCACGTACGACCAGGTGCACGCCGGCACGACGGTCTCCCTCTCCACCGCGAAGCCCGGCGACCTGATCTTCTTCTACGACAACATCGGCCACGTCGGCATCTACATCGGCAACGGGATGATGATCCACGCGCCGAAGCCGGGGGCGTATGTGCGCGAGGAGTCGGTCTTCTACGACGGCGAGGGGTCGATCCACAGCGTGGTGC